Proteins encoded together in one Vitis vinifera cultivar Pinot Noir 40024 chromosome 4, ASM3070453v1 window:
- the LOC104878999 gene encoding protein PLANT CADMIUM RESISTANCE 8: protein MQVVEPPRPNDQLVMYAAPLPEANKMEGSAGGGGANALVPVTRQESGQIHLILIQAVGNPWSSGLFDCYQHPINAMITTVAPYVTFGQIAEIVDNGSTSYVTGATLYFYLFFAINHWNIGVRYRRRVRDAYQLAEMPLTDRLVRLVCLVSGVQRA from the exons ATGCAAGTGGTTGAGCCGCCGCGTCCAAACGACCAGCTTGTGATGTATGCCGCCCCGCTGCCAGAGGCTAACAAGATGGAGGGTAGCGCTGGAGGTGGCGGTGCTAATGCTCTCGTGCCCGTGACAAGGCAGGAGTCTGGACAGATACATCTGATTCTTATTCAGGCTGTTGGCAACCCCTGGAGCAGTGGCCTCTTTGACTGCTACCAGCACCCTATCAATG CAATGATAACAACCGTAGCACCATACGTGACCTTCGGCCAAATCGCTGAGATAGTGGACAATGGCAGTACGA GTTATGTCACTGGGGCAACGCTTTATTTCTACTTGTTCTTTGCAATAAATCATTGGAATATTGGAGTTCGGTATAGACGAAGAGTAAGAGATGCTTATCAACTTGCCGAGATGCCATTGACTGACCGCCTTGTGCGCCTTGTGTGCCTTGTGTCAGGAGTTCAGAGAGCTTAA